The following coding sequences are from one Zalophus californianus isolate mZalCal1 chromosome 15, mZalCal1.pri.v2, whole genome shotgun sequence window:
- the NEURL1 gene encoding E3 ubiquitin-protein ligase NEURL1 isoform X2, which produces MGGQITRSTLHDSIGGPFPVTSHRCHHKQKHCPPVLPGGGPPATPLLFHPHTKGSQILMDLSHKAVKRQASFCNAITFSNRPVLIYEQVRLKITKKQCCWSGALRLGFTSKDPSRIHPDSLPKYACPDLVSQSGFWAKALPEEFANEGNIIAFWVDKKGRVFYRINDSAAMLFFNGVRTADPLWALVDVYGLTRGVQLLDSELVLPDCLRPRSFTALRRPSLRRDADEARLSVSLCDLNVPGADGDDAAPAAGCPIPQNSLNSQHSRALPAQLDGDLRFHALRAGAHVRILDEQTVARLEHGRDERALVFTSRPVRVAETIFVKVTRSGGARPGALSFGVTTCDPGTLRPADLPFSPEALVDRKEFWAVCRVPGPLHSGDILGLVVNADGELHLSHNGAAAGMQLCVDATQPLWMLFGLHGAVTQIRILGSTILAERGIPSLSCSPASTPTSPSALGSRLSDPLLSTCSSGPLGSSAGGTAPNSPVSLPESPVAPGTGQWSDECTICYEHAVDTVIYTCGHMCLCYGCGLRLKKALHACCPICRRPIKDIIKTYRSS; this is translated from the exons ACTCCATCGGCGGCCCCTTCCCTGTCACCTCTCACCGATGCCACCACAAGCAGAAGCACTGCCCTCCGGTGCTGCCTGGCGGGGGGCCCCCGGCCACGCCGCTGCTCTTCCACCCGCACACCAAGGGCTCCCAGATCCTCATGGACCTCAGCCACAAGGCCGTCAAGAGGCAGGCCAGCTTCTGCAATGCCATCACCTTCAGCAACCGCCCAGTCCTCATCTACGAGCAAGTCAGGCTGAAG ATCACCAAGAAGCAGTGCTGCTGGAGTGGGGCGCTGCGGCTGGGCTTCACAAGCAAGGACCCGTCCCGCATCCACCCTGACTCGCTGCCCAAGTACGCCTGCCCCGACCTGGTGTCCCAGAGCGGCTTCTGGGCCAAGGCGCTGCCTGAGGAGTTTGCCAACGAGGGCAACATCATCGCTTTCTGGGTGGACAAGAAGGGCCGTGTGTTCTACCGCATCAACGACTCAGCTGCCATGCTCTTCTTCAATGGGGTCCGCACGGCCGACCCGCTCTGGGCCCTGGTGGACGTCTACGGCCTCACGCGGGGCGTGCAGCTGCTTG ACAGCGAGCTGGTGCTCCCGGACTGCCTGCGGCCGCGCTCCTTCACCGCCCTGCGGCGGCCGTCATTGCGGCGCGACGCCGACGAGGCGCGCCTCTCCGTGAGCCTGTGCGACCTCAACGTGCCGGGCGCCGACGGCGACGACGCCGCGCCGGCCGCCGGCTGCCCCATCCCGCAGAACTCGCTCAACTCGCAGCACAGCCGCGCGCTGCCCGCGCAGCTCGATGGCGACCTGCGCTTCCACGCGCTGCGCGCCGGGGCGCACGTGCGGATCCTGGACGAGCAGACCGTGGCGCGCCTGGAGCACGGGCGCGACGAGCGCGCGCTCGTCTTCACCAGCCGGCCCGTGCGCGTGGCCGAGACCATCTTCGTGAAGGTCACGCGTTCGGGCGGCGCGCGGCCCGGCGCGCTCTCCTTCGGCGTCACCACGTGCGACCCCGGCACGCTGCGGCCCGCGGACCTGCCCTTCAGCCCCGAGGCCCTGGTGGACCGCAAGGAGTTCTGGGCCGTGTGCCGCGTGCCCGGGCCCCTGCACAGCGGCGACATCCTGGGCCTGGTGGTCAACGCCGACGGCGAGCTGCACCTCAGCCACAACGGCGCCGCGGCGGGCATGCAGCTGTGCGTGGACGCCACGCAGCCGCTCTGGATGCTCTTCGGCCTGCACGGAGCCGTCACGCAGATCCGCATCCTCG gctCCACCATCCTGGCAGAGCGGGGCATCCCGTcactctcctgctcccctgcctCCACGCCAACCTCGCCCAGTGCCCTGGGCAGCCGCCTCTCTGACCCCCTGCTCAGCACGTGCAGCTCCGGACCTCTGGGGAGCTCTGCTGGTG GGACGGCCCCCAACTCCCCAGTGAGCCTGCCTGAGTCGCCGGTGGCCCCAGGCACAGGACAGTGGAGCGATGAGTGCACCATTTGCTATGAGCACGCAGTGGACACGGTCATCTACACGTGTGGTCACATGTGCCTCTGCTACGGCTGTGGCCTGCGCCTCAAGAAGGCTCTGCACGCCTGCTGCCCCATCTGCCGCCGCCCCATCAAGGACATTATCAAGACCTACCGCAGCTCCTAG
- the NEURL1 gene encoding E3 ubiquitin-protein ligase NEURL1 isoform X1, with protein sequence MGNNFSSIPSLPRGNPSRAPRGHPQTLKDSIGGPFPVTSHRCHHKQKHCPPVLPGGGPPATPLLFHPHTKGSQILMDLSHKAVKRQASFCNAITFSNRPVLIYEQVRLKITKKQCCWSGALRLGFTSKDPSRIHPDSLPKYACPDLVSQSGFWAKALPEEFANEGNIIAFWVDKKGRVFYRINDSAAMLFFNGVRTADPLWALVDVYGLTRGVQLLDSELVLPDCLRPRSFTALRRPSLRRDADEARLSVSLCDLNVPGADGDDAAPAAGCPIPQNSLNSQHSRALPAQLDGDLRFHALRAGAHVRILDEQTVARLEHGRDERALVFTSRPVRVAETIFVKVTRSGGARPGALSFGVTTCDPGTLRPADLPFSPEALVDRKEFWAVCRVPGPLHSGDILGLVVNADGELHLSHNGAAAGMQLCVDATQPLWMLFGLHGAVTQIRILGSTILAERGIPSLSCSPASTPTSPSALGSRLSDPLLSTCSSGPLGSSAGGTAPNSPVSLPESPVAPGTGQWSDECTICYEHAVDTVIYTCGHMCLCYGCGLRLKKALHACCPICRRPIKDIIKTYRSS encoded by the exons ACTCCATCGGCGGCCCCTTCCCTGTCACCTCTCACCGATGCCACCACAAGCAGAAGCACTGCCCTCCGGTGCTGCCTGGCGGGGGGCCCCCGGCCACGCCGCTGCTCTTCCACCCGCACACCAAGGGCTCCCAGATCCTCATGGACCTCAGCCACAAGGCCGTCAAGAGGCAGGCCAGCTTCTGCAATGCCATCACCTTCAGCAACCGCCCAGTCCTCATCTACGAGCAAGTCAGGCTGAAG ATCACCAAGAAGCAGTGCTGCTGGAGTGGGGCGCTGCGGCTGGGCTTCACAAGCAAGGACCCGTCCCGCATCCACCCTGACTCGCTGCCCAAGTACGCCTGCCCCGACCTGGTGTCCCAGAGCGGCTTCTGGGCCAAGGCGCTGCCTGAGGAGTTTGCCAACGAGGGCAACATCATCGCTTTCTGGGTGGACAAGAAGGGCCGTGTGTTCTACCGCATCAACGACTCAGCTGCCATGCTCTTCTTCAATGGGGTCCGCACGGCCGACCCGCTCTGGGCCCTGGTGGACGTCTACGGCCTCACGCGGGGCGTGCAGCTGCTTG ACAGCGAGCTGGTGCTCCCGGACTGCCTGCGGCCGCGCTCCTTCACCGCCCTGCGGCGGCCGTCATTGCGGCGCGACGCCGACGAGGCGCGCCTCTCCGTGAGCCTGTGCGACCTCAACGTGCCGGGCGCCGACGGCGACGACGCCGCGCCGGCCGCCGGCTGCCCCATCCCGCAGAACTCGCTCAACTCGCAGCACAGCCGCGCGCTGCCCGCGCAGCTCGATGGCGACCTGCGCTTCCACGCGCTGCGCGCCGGGGCGCACGTGCGGATCCTGGACGAGCAGACCGTGGCGCGCCTGGAGCACGGGCGCGACGAGCGCGCGCTCGTCTTCACCAGCCGGCCCGTGCGCGTGGCCGAGACCATCTTCGTGAAGGTCACGCGTTCGGGCGGCGCGCGGCCCGGCGCGCTCTCCTTCGGCGTCACCACGTGCGACCCCGGCACGCTGCGGCCCGCGGACCTGCCCTTCAGCCCCGAGGCCCTGGTGGACCGCAAGGAGTTCTGGGCCGTGTGCCGCGTGCCCGGGCCCCTGCACAGCGGCGACATCCTGGGCCTGGTGGTCAACGCCGACGGCGAGCTGCACCTCAGCCACAACGGCGCCGCGGCGGGCATGCAGCTGTGCGTGGACGCCACGCAGCCGCTCTGGATGCTCTTCGGCCTGCACGGAGCCGTCACGCAGATCCGCATCCTCG gctCCACCATCCTGGCAGAGCGGGGCATCCCGTcactctcctgctcccctgcctCCACGCCAACCTCGCCCAGTGCCCTGGGCAGCCGCCTCTCTGACCCCCTGCTCAGCACGTGCAGCTCCGGACCTCTGGGGAGCTCTGCTGGTG GGACGGCCCCCAACTCCCCAGTGAGCCTGCCTGAGTCGCCGGTGGCCCCAGGCACAGGACAGTGGAGCGATGAGTGCACCATTTGCTATGAGCACGCAGTGGACACGGTCATCTACACGTGTGGTCACATGTGCCTCTGCTACGGCTGTGGCCTGCGCCTCAAGAAGGCTCTGCACGCCTGCTGCCCCATCTGCCGCCGCCCCATCAAGGACATTATCAAGACCTACCGCAGCTCCTAG
- the NEURL1 gene encoding E3 ubiquitin-protein ligase NEURL1 isoform X3: protein MDLSHKAVKRQASFCNAITFSNRPVLIYEQVRLKITKKQCCWSGALRLGFTSKDPSRIHPDSLPKYACPDLVSQSGFWAKALPEEFANEGNIIAFWVDKKGRVFYRINDSAAMLFFNGVRTADPLWALVDVYGLTRGVQLLDSELVLPDCLRPRSFTALRRPSLRRDADEARLSVSLCDLNVPGADGDDAAPAAGCPIPQNSLNSQHSRALPAQLDGDLRFHALRAGAHVRILDEQTVARLEHGRDERALVFTSRPVRVAETIFVKVTRSGGARPGALSFGVTTCDPGTLRPADLPFSPEALVDRKEFWAVCRVPGPLHSGDILGLVVNADGELHLSHNGAAAGMQLCVDATQPLWMLFGLHGAVTQIRILGSTILAERGIPSLSCSPASTPTSPSALGSRLSDPLLSTCSSGPLGSSAGGTAPNSPVSLPESPVAPGTGQWSDECTICYEHAVDTVIYTCGHMCLCYGCGLRLKKALHACCPICRRPIKDIIKTYRSS from the exons ATGGACCTCAGCCACAAGGCCGTCAAGAGGCAGGCCAGCTTCTGCAATGCCATCACCTTCAGCAACCGCCCAGTCCTCATCTACGAGCAAGTCAGGCTGAAG ATCACCAAGAAGCAGTGCTGCTGGAGTGGGGCGCTGCGGCTGGGCTTCACAAGCAAGGACCCGTCCCGCATCCACCCTGACTCGCTGCCCAAGTACGCCTGCCCCGACCTGGTGTCCCAGAGCGGCTTCTGGGCCAAGGCGCTGCCTGAGGAGTTTGCCAACGAGGGCAACATCATCGCTTTCTGGGTGGACAAGAAGGGCCGTGTGTTCTACCGCATCAACGACTCAGCTGCCATGCTCTTCTTCAATGGGGTCCGCACGGCCGACCCGCTCTGGGCCCTGGTGGACGTCTACGGCCTCACGCGGGGCGTGCAGCTGCTTG ACAGCGAGCTGGTGCTCCCGGACTGCCTGCGGCCGCGCTCCTTCACCGCCCTGCGGCGGCCGTCATTGCGGCGCGACGCCGACGAGGCGCGCCTCTCCGTGAGCCTGTGCGACCTCAACGTGCCGGGCGCCGACGGCGACGACGCCGCGCCGGCCGCCGGCTGCCCCATCCCGCAGAACTCGCTCAACTCGCAGCACAGCCGCGCGCTGCCCGCGCAGCTCGATGGCGACCTGCGCTTCCACGCGCTGCGCGCCGGGGCGCACGTGCGGATCCTGGACGAGCAGACCGTGGCGCGCCTGGAGCACGGGCGCGACGAGCGCGCGCTCGTCTTCACCAGCCGGCCCGTGCGCGTGGCCGAGACCATCTTCGTGAAGGTCACGCGTTCGGGCGGCGCGCGGCCCGGCGCGCTCTCCTTCGGCGTCACCACGTGCGACCCCGGCACGCTGCGGCCCGCGGACCTGCCCTTCAGCCCCGAGGCCCTGGTGGACCGCAAGGAGTTCTGGGCCGTGTGCCGCGTGCCCGGGCCCCTGCACAGCGGCGACATCCTGGGCCTGGTGGTCAACGCCGACGGCGAGCTGCACCTCAGCCACAACGGCGCCGCGGCGGGCATGCAGCTGTGCGTGGACGCCACGCAGCCGCTCTGGATGCTCTTCGGCCTGCACGGAGCCGTCACGCAGATCCGCATCCTCG gctCCACCATCCTGGCAGAGCGGGGCATCCCGTcactctcctgctcccctgcctCCACGCCAACCTCGCCCAGTGCCCTGGGCAGCCGCCTCTCTGACCCCCTGCTCAGCACGTGCAGCTCCGGACCTCTGGGGAGCTCTGCTGGTG GGACGGCCCCCAACTCCCCAGTGAGCCTGCCTGAGTCGCCGGTGGCCCCAGGCACAGGACAGTGGAGCGATGAGTGCACCATTTGCTATGAGCACGCAGTGGACACGGTCATCTACACGTGTGGTCACATGTGCCTCTGCTACGGCTGTGGCCTGCGCCTCAAGAAGGCTCTGCACGCCTGCTGCCCCATCTGCCGCCGCCCCATCAAGGACATTATCAAGACCTACCGCAGCTCCTAG